From a single Streptomyces sp. NBC_01264 genomic region:
- a CDS encoding AMP-dependent synthetase/ligase, translating to MREFSLPALYEVPSDGNLTDLIRRNAAQHPDTAVMARKVGGAWQDVTATEFLAEVRSAAKGLIAAGIEPGDRVALISRTRYEWVLFDFAIWSAGGVTVPVYETSSPEQIQWILGDSGAVAVVVESPGHAASVAALRDRLPELREVWEIEQGALKTLKAAGAGVSDAEVDERSALAGADDPATIVYTSGTTGRPKGCVLTHRSFFAEVGNIVARLHPLFRTGECSVLLFLPAAHVFGRLVEVAAVLAPIRLGCVPDIKNLTDELQSFRPTLILGVPRVFEKVYNSARAKAQADGKGKIFDAAAETAIAYSRALDLPGGPSFGLRLKHKLFSKLVYSKLHTVLGGRGEYAISGGAPLGERLGHFFRGIGFTVLEGYGLTESCAATAFNPWDKTKIGTVGQPLPGSVVRIADDGEVLLHGEHIFKEYWNNPTATADALTDGWFHTGDVGTLDEDGYLAITGRKKELIVTAGGKNVAPAVIEDRIRAHALVAECMVVGDARPFVAALVTIDEEFLGRWAAENGKPAGVTAAQLREDADLIAAVQKAVDDGNAAVSKAESVRKFRILPSQFTEESGHITPSLKLKRNVVAKDFADEIEALYRG from the coding sequence TTGCGCGAGTTCAGCCTTCCGGCCCTGTACGAGGTCCCGTCGGACGGGAACCTGACGGATCTCATCCGCCGCAACGCCGCTCAGCATCCCGACACCGCCGTCATGGCCCGCAAGGTCGGCGGCGCGTGGCAGGACGTCACCGCGACCGAGTTCCTCGCCGAGGTCCGCAGCGCGGCGAAGGGCCTGATCGCGGCCGGCATCGAGCCCGGCGACCGGGTCGCGCTGATCTCCCGCACCCGCTACGAGTGGGTGCTGTTCGACTTCGCGATCTGGAGCGCGGGCGGCGTCACCGTCCCCGTGTACGAGACCAGCTCCCCCGAGCAGATCCAGTGGATCCTCGGCGACTCCGGCGCCGTCGCCGTCGTCGTGGAGTCCCCCGGGCACGCCGCGTCCGTGGCCGCCCTGCGCGACCGGCTGCCGGAGCTGCGCGAGGTCTGGGAGATCGAGCAGGGCGCCCTGAAGACGCTGAAGGCCGCCGGCGCCGGGGTCTCCGACGCCGAGGTCGACGAGCGCAGCGCCCTGGCGGGCGCCGACGACCCGGCCACCATCGTCTACACCTCCGGCACCACCGGCCGGCCCAAGGGCTGCGTGCTGACCCACCGCAGCTTCTTCGCCGAGGTCGGCAACATCGTGGCCCGGCTGCACCCGCTCTTCCGGACCGGCGAGTGCTCCGTGCTGCTCTTCCTGCCGGCCGCGCACGTCTTCGGCCGCCTGGTGGAGGTGGCGGCCGTGCTGGCGCCGATCCGGCTGGGCTGCGTACCGGACATCAAGAACCTCACCGACGAGCTGCAGTCCTTCCGGCCCACGCTGATCCTCGGCGTGCCGCGCGTCTTCGAGAAGGTCTACAACTCGGCCCGCGCCAAGGCCCAGGCCGACGGCAAGGGCAAGATCTTCGACGCGGCGGCCGAGACGGCGATCGCGTACAGCCGCGCGCTGGACCTGCCGGGCGGACCGTCCTTCGGGCTCAGGCTCAAGCACAAGCTCTTCTCGAAGCTGGTCTACAGCAAGCTCCACACGGTCCTCGGCGGGCGCGGCGAGTACGCGATCTCCGGCGGGGCCCCGCTGGGCGAGCGGCTCGGCCACTTCTTCCGCGGCATCGGCTTCACCGTGCTGGAGGGCTACGGTCTGACCGAGTCCTGCGCGGCCACGGCCTTCAACCCGTGGGACAAGACGAAGATCGGTACGGTCGGCCAGCCGCTCCCCGGCTCCGTGGTGCGGATCGCCGACGACGGCGAGGTGCTGCTGCACGGCGAGCACATCTTCAAGGAGTACTGGAACAACCCGACGGCCACCGCCGACGCGCTGACCGACGGCTGGTTCCACACAGGCGACGTCGGCACCCTCGACGAGGACGGCTACCTGGCGATCACCGGGCGCAAGAAGGAGCTCATCGTCACGGCGGGGGGCAAGAACGTCGCCCCCGCGGTGATCGAGGACCGGATCCGGGCGCACGCCCTGGTCGCGGAGTGCATGGTGGTCGGCGACGCGCGGCCGTTCGTGGCCGCGCTGGTCACCATCGACGAGGAGTTCCTGGGCCGGTGGGCCGCGGAGAACGGCAAGCCCGCCGGTGTGACGGCGGCCCAGCTGCGCGAGGACGCGGACCTCATCGCCGCCGTCCAGAAGGCGGTGGACGACGGCAACGCGGCGGTTTCCAAGGCGGAATCGGTGCGGAAATTCCGCATTCTGCCCTCCCAGTTCACGGAGGAGTCCGGGCACATCACGCCTTCGCTGAAGCTGAAGCGCAATGTGGTGGCGAAGGACTTCGCGGACGAGATCGAAGCCCTCTACCGGGGCTGA
- a CDS encoding C40 family peptidase encodes MASHRRSGPSALDRNTKVTVLTAAAAGAAVVMSGAPAGAAPGLPQEPSAGTRAQVDRLFEEAEQATERFNQAGERAGRLRTEVDRIQDAVARGQDRINTMRGVLGAYAGAQYRSGGIDPAVELMLSDDPDDYLAKASALDRLTGRQARQLDELRFEQGRLGQERREASRKLSELDALRADVAKEKRAVTAKLAAARRLLNAMPTQERADFDRASRSGGRPDALPDLPDAAASGPSSGRAMTAVMAARSAVGRPYVWGSTGPSGFDCSGLMVWSYRQAGVALPRTSQAQRHAGRRVSLSEARPGDLVTYRSDASHVGMYVGNGQVVHAPYPGARVRYDPVGMMPVSSVTRP; translated from the coding sequence GTGGCGTCCCATCGCCGGTCCGGGCCCAGCGCCCTCGACCGGAACACCAAGGTCACCGTCCTCACCGCCGCCGCGGCGGGAGCGGCGGTCGTCATGTCGGGCGCACCCGCCGGTGCGGCCCCCGGGCTCCCGCAGGAGCCCTCCGCGGGCACCCGCGCCCAGGTCGACCGGCTCTTCGAAGAGGCCGAACAGGCCACCGAACGCTTCAACCAGGCGGGCGAGCGAGCCGGCCGGCTCCGCACCGAAGTCGACCGGATCCAGGACGCGGTGGCCCGCGGACAGGACCGCATCAACACCATGCGCGGGGTGCTCGGCGCCTACGCCGGAGCCCAGTACCGGTCCGGCGGCATCGACCCCGCCGTCGAGCTGATGCTCTCCGACGATCCCGACGACTACCTCGCCAAGGCCTCCGCCCTCGACCGGCTCACCGGCCGGCAGGCCCGCCAGCTCGACGAACTGCGCTTCGAGCAGGGCCGACTCGGCCAGGAACGCCGGGAGGCCTCCCGCAAGCTCTCCGAACTCGACGCCCTGCGCGCCGACGTGGCGAAGGAGAAGCGCGCCGTCACCGCCAAGCTCGCCGCCGCGCGTCGGCTGCTGAACGCGATGCCCACGCAGGAGCGCGCCGACTTCGACCGCGCTTCGCGCTCCGGCGGGCGCCCCGACGCCCTGCCCGACCTCCCCGACGCCGCGGCCTCCGGGCCCTCGTCCGGGCGCGCCATGACCGCCGTGATGGCGGCCCGGTCCGCGGTGGGGCGGCCCTACGTCTGGGGCTCCACCGGCCCCTCCGGCTTCGACTGCTCCGGACTGATGGTGTGGTCGTACCGGCAGGCGGGCGTCGCCCTGCCCCGCACCTCGCAGGCGCAGCGGCACGCCGGGCGGCGGGTCTCCCTGTCGGAGGCGCGCCCGGGGGACCTGGTGACGTACCGCTCGGACGCCAGCCACGTCGGCATGTACGTCGGCAACGGCCAGGTGGTGCACGCCCCGTACCCGGGGGCGCGGGTGCGGTACGACCCCGTCGGGATGATGCCGGTGTCCTCGGTCACCCGGCCCTAG
- a CDS encoding SRPBCC family protein: MAEHTSSSIMIEASPADVMAVIADFARYPEWTGEVKEAEILAKDDAGRASLVRLLLDAGAIKDDHTLAYTWPAENTVSWTLDKSQMLRQLDGSYQLAPVAGGARTEVTYSLTVDVKIPMLGMIKRKAEKVIIDRALAGLKKRVESHPNPS; this comes from the coding sequence ATGGCGGAACACACCAGCTCGAGCATCATGATCGAGGCGTCCCCGGCGGACGTCATGGCCGTGATCGCCGACTTCGCCCGCTACCCGGAGTGGACCGGCGAGGTGAAGGAGGCCGAGATCCTGGCGAAGGACGACGCCGGCCGGGCCTCCCTCGTCCGGCTGCTGCTGGACGCGGGCGCGATCAAGGACGACCACACGCTGGCCTACACCTGGCCGGCGGAGAACACGGTCAGCTGGACGCTGGACAAGTCCCAGATGCTGCGGCAGCTCGACGGGTCCTACCAGCTGGCGCCGGTCGCGGGCGGTGCGCGCACCGAGGTGACGTACTCGCTGACCGTGGACGTCAAGATCCCGATGCTCGGGATGATCAAGCGCAAGGCGGAGAAGGTCATCATCGACCGGGCGCTGGCGGGCCTGAAGAAGCGCGTGGAAAGCCACCCCAACCCTTCTTAA
- a CDS encoding DUF5304 domain-containing protein — MSEATDRPTDPSSGDDAWAEACAEDLAAERERRRSERGASGGAGTGTAAEELFKLFEAVADKVSDKVSALNNPLFGVAAQGAVRQFVNQAKTAAKPVVERNPEVFDHLAAAGSELLAAYRSAVEGHERRWTRDEPAPGRGTTENAAGNAKDPRDEGEDGPTERIDLD, encoded by the coding sequence ATGAGCGAGGCCACCGACCGTCCCACCGATCCTTCCTCCGGGGACGACGCCTGGGCCGAGGCCTGCGCCGAGGACCTCGCCGCCGAGCGGGAGCGCCGCAGGTCCGAGCGGGGCGCCTCCGGGGGCGCCGGCACCGGGACCGCCGCCGAGGAGCTGTTCAAGCTCTTCGAGGCCGTCGCCGACAAGGTGTCCGACAAGGTCTCCGCATTGAACAACCCGCTGTTCGGCGTCGCCGCGCAGGGCGCCGTACGCCAGTTCGTCAACCAGGCGAAGACCGCCGCCAAGCCCGTCGTCGAGCGCAACCCCGAGGTCTTCGACCACCTCGCGGCGGCCGGCTCGGAGCTGCTCGCCGCCTACCGTTCCGCGGTCGAGGGCCACGAGCGCCGCTGGACGCGCGACGAACCGGCCCCCGGCCGGGGGACGACCGAAAACGCCGCCGGAAACGCGAAGGACCCCCGTGACGAGGGCGAAGACGGCCCGACCGAGCGGATCGATCTCGACTGA
- a CDS encoding metallophosphoesterase family protein, with amino-acid sequence MGGTKNRTRVHVVSDVHGNTEALARAGRGADALICLGDLVLFLDYADHSRGIFPDLFGVENADHIVNLRTARRFEEAREFARGLWAGRDRERLVEGAVRRQYAEMFAAFPHPTYATYGNVDIPGLWPEYAGPGLTVLDGQRAEIGGRVFGFVGGGLPSPMRTPYEVPEEEYAAKVEALGEVDVLCSHIPPEVPELCYDTVARRFERGSGALLAAIRRVRPRYALFGHVHQPLARRMRIGATECVNVGHFAATGRPWALEW; translated from the coding sequence ATGGGTGGCACGAAAAACCGGACACGGGTCCACGTCGTCAGCGACGTCCACGGCAACACCGAGGCCCTGGCACGGGCCGGGAGGGGCGCCGACGCGCTGATCTGCCTCGGCGACCTCGTCCTCTTCCTCGACTACGCCGACCACTCGCGCGGCATCTTCCCCGACCTCTTCGGCGTCGAGAACGCCGATCACATCGTGAATCTGCGCACCGCCCGCCGTTTCGAGGAGGCCCGGGAGTTCGCCCGCGGGCTGTGGGCCGGGCGGGACCGGGAACGGCTCGTCGAGGGCGCGGTCCGCCGTCAGTACGCCGAGATGTTCGCCGCCTTCCCGCACCCCACGTACGCCACGTACGGCAACGTGGACATCCCCGGGCTCTGGCCCGAGTACGCCGGCCCCGGCCTGACCGTGCTCGACGGACAGAGGGCCGAGATCGGGGGCCGGGTCTTCGGCTTCGTCGGCGGCGGCCTGCCCTCGCCGATGCGCACGCCGTACGAGGTGCCCGAGGAGGAGTACGCGGCCAAGGTGGAGGCGCTGGGCGAGGTCGACGTGCTGTGCTCGCACATCCCGCCGGAGGTGCCGGAGCTCTGCTACGACACCGTGGCGCGGCGCTTCGAGCGGGGGAGCGGGGCCCTGCTCGCCGCGATCCGCCGGGTGCGGCCCCGGTACGCGCTCTTCGGCCACGTCCACCAGCCGCTCGCCCGGCGGATGCGGATCGGCGCCACCGAGTGCGTGAACGTCGGACACTTCGCCGCCACGGGAAGGCCGTGGGCCCTGGAGTGGTGA
- a CDS encoding C40 family peptidase: MASHRRPKQPTRMRTTVLGVTAAAAVVLSGQAANAAPAKPTKDEVKAKVDALYEEAEQATEKFNGAQERQDKLETEIGQLQDQVARGQAELNTLRGTLGSMASAQYRSGGIDQSLALFLSADPDNYLDKASTLEQLSGQQVDAVQKIQAKQRTLAQQRQEAAGKLTDLDATRKELGDKKKASQDKLAEAQALLNTLTAQERQQIKDDDSRASRGAGQRVPDLGNVKPSGRAGAALAAAKTKIGSAYISGHEGPNTFDCSGLTQWAYKQANVSISRTTFTQINDGTRIGRSQLQPGDLVFFYGDLHHVGLYAGGNTVLHASNPRSGVKYESIDNMPFQFGVRVG; the protein is encoded by the coding sequence GTGGCGTCCCACCGTCGACCCAAGCAGCCGACCCGCATGCGCACGACCGTGCTCGGCGTCACCGCGGCAGCCGCCGTGGTCCTCTCGGGGCAGGCCGCGAACGCCGCTCCCGCCAAGCCGACCAAGGACGAGGTCAAGGCCAAGGTCGACGCCCTCTACGAAGAGGCGGAGCAGGCCACCGAGAAGTTCAACGGGGCCCAGGAGCGCCAGGACAAGCTCGAAACCGAGATCGGGCAGCTCCAGGACCAGGTCGCCCGCGGCCAGGCCGAGCTCAACACCCTGCGCGGCACGCTCGGTTCGATGGCCAGCGCCCAGTACCGCAGCGGCGGCATCGACCAGTCCCTCGCGCTCTTCCTCTCGGCCGACCCGGACAACTACCTCGACAAGGCCTCCACCCTGGAGCAGCTGAGCGGTCAGCAAGTCGACGCGGTCCAGAAGATCCAGGCCAAGCAGCGCACCCTCGCGCAGCAGCGCCAGGAGGCCGCGGGCAAGCTCACCGACCTCGACGCCACCCGCAAGGAGCTCGGCGACAAGAAGAAGGCGTCCCAGGACAAGCTCGCCGAGGCCCAGGCGCTGCTCAACACGCTGACCGCCCAGGAGCGGCAGCAGATCAAGGACGACGACTCCCGCGCCAGCCGCGGTGCCGGCCAGCGCGTTCCCGACCTCGGCAACGTGAAGCCCTCCGGCCGGGCCGGCGCCGCCCTCGCCGCCGCCAAGACCAAGATCGGCAGCGCGTACATATCCGGGCACGAAGGCCCCAACACGTTCGACTGCTCGGGCCTGACCCAGTGGGCGTACAAGCAGGCCAACGTGTCGATATCGCGCACCACGTTCACGCAGATCAACGACGGCACCCGGATCGGCAGGAGCCAGCTCCAGCCCGGCGACCTGGTGTTCTTCTACGGCGACCTGCACCACGTCGGCCTGTACGCGGGCGGCAACACGGTGCTGCACGCCTCGAACCCGCGCAGCGGCGTCAAGTACGAATCGATCGACAACATGCCGTTCCAGTTCGGCGTGCGCGTCGGCTGA
- a CDS encoding glycosyltransferase family 4 protein, which produces MDKTLIVTNDFPPRPGGIQAFLHNMALRLDPDRVVVYASTWKHSAEGREATAAFDAEQPFQVIRDRTTMLLPTPRVTRRAVGLLREHGCSSVWFGAAAPLGLMGPALRRAGARRIVATTHGHEAGWAQLPVARGLLRRIGEGTDTLTYLGEYTRSRIAPALTDRAAARMTQLPPGVDEKTFHPASGGAEVRARLGLTDRPVVVCVSRLVPRKGQDTLIEAMPRILASVPDAVLLIVGGGPYEADLSALAGKVGVAESVVFTGAVPWSELPAHYGAGDVFAMPCRTRRGGLDVEGLGIVYLEASATGLPVIAGDSGGAPDAVLDGETGWVVPGGAPAETAARVVALLGDPALRARMGERGRAWVEEKWRWDLLAERLRELL; this is translated from the coding sequence ATGGACAAGACGCTGATCGTGACCAACGACTTCCCGCCGCGGCCGGGGGGCATCCAGGCCTTCCTGCACAACATGGCGCTGCGCCTCGACCCCGACCGGGTCGTGGTCTACGCCTCCACCTGGAAGCACTCCGCGGAGGGCCGGGAAGCCACCGCCGCCTTCGACGCGGAGCAGCCCTTCCAGGTGATCCGCGACCGCACGACGATGCTGCTGCCGACCCCCCGGGTCACCCGCCGGGCCGTCGGCCTGCTGCGCGAACACGGCTGCTCGTCGGTGTGGTTCGGAGCCGCGGCCCCGCTGGGGCTGATGGGGCCCGCGCTGCGCCGGGCCGGGGCGCGCCGGATCGTGGCGACCACGCACGGGCACGAGGCGGGCTGGGCGCAGCTGCCGGTCGCTCGCGGGCTGCTGCGGCGCATCGGCGAGGGCACGGACACCCTGACCTACCTGGGGGAGTACACCCGTTCGCGGATCGCCCCGGCTCTGACGGACCGGGCGGCGGCGCGCATGACGCAGCTCCCGCCGGGGGTGGACGAGAAGACCTTCCACCCGGCGTCGGGCGGCGCGGAGGTCCGGGCGCGGCTGGGCCTGACGGACCGGCCGGTGGTCGTCTGCGTCTCGCGGCTCGTCCCCCGCAAGGGGCAGGACACGCTGATCGAGGCGATGCCGCGGATCCTGGCGTCGGTGCCCGACGCCGTCCTGCTCATCGTGGGCGGCGGCCCCTACGAGGCCGACCTGTCGGCGTTGGCAGGCAAGGTCGGGGTCGCCGAGTCCGTGGTCTTCACGGGCGCGGTCCCGTGGTCCGAACTGCCCGCCCACTACGGGGCCGGCGACGTCTTCGCGATGCCCTGCCGGACCCGGCGCGGCGGGCTCGACGTGGAGGGCCTCGGCATCGTCTACCTGGAGGCCTCCGCCACGGGCCTGCCGGTGATCGCGGGCGACTCCGGCGGCGCCCCCGACGCCGTACTGGACGGGGAGACGGGCTGGGTGGTCCCGGGCGGCGCCCCGGCCGAGACCGCGGCCCGCGTCGTCGCCCTGCTCGGGGACCCGGCCCTGCGCGCGCGCATGGGTGAGCGCGGCCGGGCCTGGGTCGAGGAGAAGTGGCGCTGGGACCTGCTGGCGGAGCGCCTGCGCGAGCTGCTGTAG
- a CDS encoding ArsA family ATPase produces the protein MHTLLVTGPGGAGRSTVAAATALAAARQGHRVLLLTADPTDPPVTPHGTLGVARVDSGEEFRREFVELQERGSAVLGMLGARPLHADEITELPGAEQFALLRAVRRAADEPGTDLLVVDLPPLHQAVTALALPAQLRRYLARLLPAERQAARALRPVLAQLAGVPMPAQWLYEAAARWDEDLAAVQEVLEAPTTSVRLVAEPGPGADAALRLGMLGLALYRLPVSALVANRMLPAGSTDPWLAGLAAQQEKYAAQWAGDGSLPVLPVPHLGRDPHGPEDLAELAPAPAPATAPRPVWTVEDRIAADGVLLWRVPLPRAQKRELGLVRRGDELLLTVGPYRRIVPLPAALRRCTVSGAALADDELRIRLTPDPDLWPRGGEKA, from the coding sequence ATGCACACCCTTCTCGTCACCGGCCCCGGCGGCGCCGGGCGGAGTACCGTCGCGGCGGCCACCGCACTCGCCGCCGCACGGCAGGGGCACCGGGTGCTGCTCCTCACCGCGGACCCCACCGACCCGCCCGTCACCCCGCACGGCACCCTCGGCGTGGCCCGCGTCGACTCCGGCGAGGAGTTCCGGCGCGAGTTCGTCGAGCTCCAGGAGCGCGGCTCCGCCGTCCTCGGCATGCTCGGCGCCCGCCCGCTGCACGCCGACGAGATCACCGAACTGCCCGGCGCCGAGCAGTTCGCCCTGCTCCGCGCCGTACGGCGGGCCGCGGACGAACCCGGCACCGACCTCTTGGTGGTCGACCTGCCCCCGCTGCACCAGGCCGTCACCGCCCTCGCCCTCCCCGCCCAGCTCCGCCGCTACCTCGCCCGGCTGCTCCCCGCGGAGCGCCAGGCGGCCCGCGCCCTGCGCCCCGTACTGGCCCAGCTCGCCGGTGTCCCCATGCCCGCGCAGTGGCTGTACGAGGCGGCCGCCCGCTGGGACGAGGACCTGGCGGCCGTGCAGGAGGTGCTGGAGGCCCCCACCACCTCCGTACGGCTCGTCGCCGAGCCGGGACCCGGCGCCGACGCCGCGCTGCGCCTGGGCATGCTCGGGCTCGCCCTGTACCGGCTGCCCGTCTCGGCGCTCGTCGCCAACCGGATGCTGCCCGCCGGATCCACCGACCCCTGGCTGGCGGGACTCGCCGCCCAGCAGGAGAAGTACGCGGCCCAGTGGGCCGGCGACGGGAGCCTCCCGGTGCTCCCCGTACCCCACCTGGGCCGGGACCCGCACGGCCCTGAGGACCTCGCGGAGCTGGCCCCGGCGCCCGCCCCGGCGACCGCGCCCCGCCCCGTCTGGACCGTCGAGGACCGGATCGCCGCGGACGGGGTGCTGCTCTGGCGGGTCCCGCTGCCCCGCGCGCAGAAGCGCGAGCTCGGCCTGGTCCGGCGCGGCGACGAGCTGCTGCTCACGGTGGGCCCGTACCGCAGGATCGTTCCGCTGCCCGCGGCGCTGCGCCGCTGCACCGTCTCCGGCGCCGCCCTCGCCGACGACGAGCTCCGCATCCGCCTCACCCCGGACCCGGACCTGTGGCCCCGGGGCGGCGAGAAGGCGTAG
- a CDS encoding GMC oxidoreductase: MTPNLTRRHVLGLGALHTAAALGFTRIGLQSAAAAEPAAATYAPAIVVGSGYGSAVAALRLGQAGVRTVVLEMGRLWDTPGADGKIFPATSAPDQRSMWFRNRTEAPLAQFLWLDVVNRNISPYPGVLDRVNYGDMSVYVGRGVGGGSLVNGGMAPTPKRSYFTEILPRVDADEMYGTYYPRARAMLGVNDIDPAWFESTEWYRFARISRKHAQKTGLRTTFVPNVYDFEYMKREAAGTATRSALAGEVIYGNNHGKKSVDKTYLAAALGTGNVTIETMQRVVGVRQDPAGGYVLTVQTSDLTGRVTQVRELGCKQLFLGAGSLGTTEILLRARERGTLPALNDKVGLGWGHNGNVMTARANHLWDTVGANQATMPALGIDDWDNASNPVFAEIAPLPMGFEHWISMYLAITKNPERGHFTYDAASDSAKLQWTRDQNTPSVQAAKRLFDRINRANFTIYRYDLFGDNKNFADNFTYHPLGGCVLGEATDDFGRVKGYQGLYVTDSSLIPGSLGVNPFVTVTALAERNMARVLAEDPR; the protein is encoded by the coding sequence ATGACACCAAACCTGACGCGTCGTCACGTTCTTGGTCTGGGCGCCCTGCACACCGCGGCCGCCCTCGGCTTCACCCGGATCGGGCTGCAGTCCGCTGCCGCCGCCGAGCCCGCGGCCGCCACGTACGCCCCGGCCATCGTCGTCGGCTCCGGCTACGGATCCGCCGTCGCCGCACTCCGCCTCGGGCAGGCCGGCGTGCGGACCGTGGTCCTGGAGATGGGCCGGCTCTGGGACACCCCGGGAGCCGACGGGAAGATCTTCCCCGCCACCTCCGCCCCCGACCAGCGCTCGATGTGGTTCCGCAACCGCACGGAGGCCCCGCTGGCCCAGTTCCTCTGGCTGGACGTGGTCAACCGCAACATCAGCCCGTACCCCGGCGTCCTGGACCGCGTGAACTACGGCGACATGTCGGTGTACGTGGGCCGCGGCGTCGGCGGCGGCTCCCTGGTCAACGGCGGTATGGCCCCCACGCCGAAGCGCTCGTACTTCACCGAGATCCTGCCCCGGGTCGACGCCGACGAGATGTACGGCACCTACTACCCCCGGGCCCGCGCCATGCTCGGGGTCAACGACATCGACCCGGCCTGGTTCGAGTCCACGGAGTGGTACCGCTTCGCCCGGATCTCCCGCAAGCACGCCCAGAAGACCGGGCTGAGGACCACCTTCGTCCCCAACGTCTACGACTTCGAGTACATGAAGCGCGAGGCCGCCGGCACCGCCACCAGGTCGGCCCTCGCGGGCGAGGTCATCTACGGCAACAACCACGGCAAGAAGAGCGTGGACAAGACCTACCTCGCCGCCGCCCTGGGGACGGGGAACGTCACCATCGAGACCATGCAGCGCGTGGTCGGCGTACGGCAGGACCCGGCCGGCGGGTACGTGCTGACGGTGCAGACCAGCGACCTCACCGGCCGGGTCACCCAGGTCCGCGAACTGGGCTGCAAGCAGCTCTTCCTCGGCGCCGGCAGCCTCGGCACCACGGAGATCCTGCTGCGCGCCCGCGAGCGGGGCACCCTGCCCGCCCTGAACGACAAGGTGGGCCTTGGCTGGGGCCACAACGGCAACGTCATGACCGCCCGGGCCAACCACCTCTGGGACACGGTGGGCGCCAACCAGGCCACCATGCCCGCCCTCGGCATCGACGACTGGGACAACGCCTCGAACCCGGTCTTCGCCGAGATCGCCCCGCTCCCGATGGGGTTCGAGCACTGGATCTCGATGTACCTGGCCATCACCAAGAACCCGGAGCGCGGGCACTTCACCTACGACGCCGCCAGCGACTCGGCGAAGCTCCAGTGGACCCGGGACCAGAACACCCCGTCCGTGCAGGCCGCCAAGCGCCTCTTCGACCGGATCAACCGGGCCAACTTCACCATCTACCGCTACGACCTGTTCGGCGACAACAAGAACTTCGCCGACAACTTCACCTACCACCCGCTGGGCGGCTGCGTGCTGGGGGAGGCGACCGACGACTTCGGCCGCGTCAAGGGCTACCAGGGCCTCTACGTCACCGACAGCTCGCTGATCCCCGGATCCCTCGGCGTGAACCCCTTCGTGACCGTCACCGCCCTCGCGGAGCGGAACATGGCCAGGGTGCTCGCCGAGGACCCGCGCTAG